From Callospermophilus lateralis isolate mCalLat2 chromosome 5, mCalLat2.hap1, whole genome shotgun sequence, a single genomic window includes:
- the Efcab9 gene encoding EF-hand calcium-binding domain-containing protein 9, producing the protein MTSCSAGRQSRWQQGAEMKLKQGSFLWYLYLDKIYCLLSLRNVKALVEYFYLLDVHRRNTLNDVLFFHFLCHITNLKSRQIKMVFDMLDWNAMGEIGFEQFYMLVCILLSHQNHLEEQFMYRHSRPVFDLLDLDGDLKIGPDNFCMYRFLFNIEKQELKELFHDFDITGDHRLNYKEFKLYTIFSTDKSQNKGKEKKNLKLKSTLMKKVFQQA; encoded by the exons ATGACCAGCTGTAGTGCGG GCCGCCAGAGCCGCTGGCAGCAAGGGGCCGAGATGAAACTGAAACAAGGGTCCTTCCTGTGGTACCTCTACCTGGACAAGATATACTGCCTGCTGTCCCTGCGGAACGTGAAGGCGCTGGTGGAGTACTTCTACCTGCTGGACGTGCACCGCAGAAACACCTTGAACG ATGTGCTCTTCTTCCACTTCCTCTGCCACATCACCAACTTGAAATCGAGACAGATCAAGATGGTGTTCGACATGCTGGATTGGAATGCCATGGGCGAGATTGGCTTCGAGCAGTTCTACATGTTggtttgcattctgctgtcacaccaG AACCATCTGGAAGAACAGTTCATGTACCGCCATTCACGGCCTGTGTTCGACCTGCTAGATCTGGACGGGGACCTGAAGATCGGCCCCGACAACTTCTGCATGTACAGATTCCTCTTCAACATCGAAAAACAGGAGCTCAAAGAACTCTTCCACGACTTCGACATCACGGGCGACCAT CGTCTTAATTACAAGGAATTTAAGCTGTATACAATCTTCTCCACGGACAAATCCCAGAATAaagggaaggagaaaaagaaCTTGAAATTGAAATCCACGCTAATGAAGAAAGTGTTCCAACAA GCCTAG